A window of Actinomycetes bacterium contains these coding sequences:
- a CDS encoding transposase: KGHRSLTLVTEHRSGKVVWGAEGKDTATCDQFLAELGEHRAAKLAAVSTDMGAADLKSVAKPGHAPNATVCIDPFHVVALASGALDQVRRQVWNQLRAVDPDKAKKFKGARWVLPRAPRASDRHPGRHPAHAAPPRRRGLARPRAQGGPAGGLRRRPHPERDDRAAGPLVRQGRPQPPGPVRQARRHRPHPP, encoded by the coding sequence AAGGGGCACCGCTCCCTCACCCTGGTCACCGAGCATCGCAGCGGCAAGGTGGTATGGGGCGCCGAAGGCAAGGACACCGCCACCTGCGACCAGTTCCTCGCCGAGCTGGGCGAGCACCGCGCAGCCAAGCTTGCCGCCGTCTCCACCGACATGGGCGCGGCCGACCTGAAGTCGGTGGCCAAGCCGGGCCACGCCCCCAACGCGACGGTGTGCATCGACCCGTTCCACGTCGTTGCCCTCGCCAGCGGCGCGCTCGACCAGGTCCGCCGGCAGGTCTGGAACCAACTGCGCGCCGTGGACCCCGACAAGGCCAAGAAGTTCAAAGGCGCCCGGTGGGTGCTGCCCCGAGCGCCCCGAGCGTCTGACCGACACCCAGGCCGCCACCCTGCGCACGCTGCGCCGCCACGGCGGCGCGGCCTGGCGCGCCCACGGGCTCAAGGAGGCCCTGCGGGCGGTCTTCGCCGGCGACCCCACCCCGAGCGAGACGACCGAGCTGCTGGACCGCTGGTGCGTCAAGGCCGCCCGCAGCCGCCTGGACCCGTTCGTCAAGCTCGCCGGCACCGTCCGCACCCACCGTGA